Below is a window of Impatiens glandulifera chromosome 2, dImpGla2.1, whole genome shotgun sequence DNA.
ttatattttatataattatatattaaatatatgtaaatgttcatgtaaaaccattaacatatttatgtaaaaacatttatacgttaatgtaaaagcatttatgtcttcatttaagtctgcaaaaaaaaaaaacaagcgctaccaggtgggtatttacagcgctcaaatgagtgaaacaagcactaccaggtgaagcttgcttcactcaatatttacagcgcagcgctgatagaagtgaagcaaatttcacttgatatttacatttgtaagatatttaaattaatttattttaattattttatatgattatatattaaatatatatatatatataacaatatgttcaaattttttttaatatatttaaataaatttgtaaaacaaaatatttttaaatttatttgtaagatatttaaaaaaaattatttaaattattttatattttatataattatatattaaatatatataaatgttcatgtaaaatcattaacacatttatataaaaaaacatttatatgttcatgtaaaagcatttatgcctttatgtaagtctgcaaaataataaaaaaaaacaagcactactaggtgaagctagcttcacctgggtatttacagcgctcaaatgagtgaaacaagcactaccaggtgaagcttgtttcactcaatatttacagcactgatagaagtgaagtaaacttcactaggtatttaaaaaaataaaaacaagcgctaccaggtgaagttTACTTCACCtgatagcgcttgttttttttattcttttgcagatttacatgaaggcataaatgcttttacatgaacgtataaatgtttttacataaatatgttagtggttttacacgaacatttatatatatttaatatataattatatacaatataaaataatttaaatatattttttaaatatcttaaaaataaattttataatattttaatttatttaaatatattacaaaaaaaaattaaatatttttgttttgcaaattcatttaaatatatttacaaaataatttaaatatctttcaaaaataattaaaaatatatttttatatatatatatttaatatataattatataattatataaatttttaaataatttgtcaaaatatatttcaatacattataaagaaatttgtgcatattaaatatataaatttcataatttgtacaaattcatttgaatatattacaattataacatataattataatcattcataaaaattaatttaaatatcttaaaccacataatttatgattattattttaaactgatatttaaataaaattatattaattcataattaatattttatatatatcagaaataaaattatatgaattattatttaatcatttaaatacatcataaataaatttataaacataatttataaatcagaGTCAATTGAAGTTCGTTTCACTCAACagtgaatatatatcaattagttttacatggacaactttatgtaaaacagtgtagactgtctcttcaatggtcatgtaaaacagagtgaagcgaaggaagcttcactcatttTCGTTTCTGCTGAACCCAAAATAAAATACGGGTTCCGGGTTCTCTTTTTTCCTTTCAacccagttttaatttattaatataataataatgctgagttttgattggtccgcaacagagGAACAACCtattcggtagcagaagatctgataTGCATCAAATTTCAATCTTATTGGGATTCTAGTTTTAGGACAAGTTGAAGTGAATCTTCTGGTAGGAGACGCTTAATGTTTTACCCTCTTCcattctttcttaatttattttctccaaGCTGTGGATTCAAGAATTGTGGAATACCAAGTTTGATATcttttataactaaaaaaatttatctttcttaattttttcttcttatctGTAATCTGGATTTATGAGTTGTTGAATTGGTTGGATACCATTTTCTCCTTTCTGGATTAATTTTTTTCCTGTTTTTTCAGAATAGGGTTTATTTAATGGACATGGATCAAGGTGCTTTCACTAGCAATCGAACTTGAGACCTCAACCTCTCAAGTTCATACACTTTTCACTTGAGCTACCCAGAGTGGCTCTTTTTGGATTCATTGAAAACTTAGTAATTTCACCCATAATCTTAcaagatttaatttaaaattgaagatTTCTTTCTAGGTACCAAAAGAAATGTTGCATTTATGATGCGATAActtaaaaatcctaaaaatttaatttgtttacactTTCATTAGAATGCTTAACATTAGTTAATGATAAGTTTTTTACAAGATGCACATATAAACTCTCTTGGTACTTTACACTATTATCTTTCATAAGAAGAAAATCTCTACAACTAAAAATGATATTCTGATCATCACTTCTGGGTTAGTTGAAAATTTTGAGGTAGAGAAATAGCTTTTAGAATGCAAGTGTAGGTTTTCTGATAATTGAGAAATCCCATGAACCAGAAATCAAAGTTATCAACAGTAGCAAGTCCAATATACTTCTGTGAAGGCCTCTTCTCGTTTTGGCTCAAGATTGTGCCCTTTATCTTTCCTAAAGGTATCGATACCTGCATAAGATAGGAAGAATCATAGACCATTAGTACTTCCAACTTTACCAAGAAAAATGTAGTGAATTAtagtaaaatgatttattttttagagGATTGAAGTTTGTAAGCTTACCTTATAATGGGCTCTGGCTGACATTACACTTGAGGACTGGAGTTTAATGGATCTTTCACTATAAAAGGCAATCCTGTGAGTTGTGATGAAGAGCAAACCAGCTATTGGACCGACAGTTGTGGAGATATAACATTGAGAAGCCTTCAAGATCTTCTCTCCATTTCCAACATTGAACTTTTGCTTGAAGATCTTACCCACTCCACCATTTTGGATAATTTTGGCTCCTAAGCTCAACTTCCCCTTCAATATTGTGGTGATATTGGATCCTAGTCTTACTGTAAATACATACATCAACCAAAAGACATAAGCTTTGATTAGAAATTTTTTGtcatgaataataatatatgagaATTCTTGAGGGAAAAAAGTATTTACCATGCTCTAGAATGCTATTTGCCTCCTTTTCTGCTGGACTTTTCGTTCTATTTATCACTGCATATATATTATTCTGTCTACCATGATCAAGCAAAAGCCTGTTACAGCTAATAATAGGAAATCCAGTGAAATTCTCAACAGTTTTCAAATTCTTCATGTTTAACAAATCTCTTTGATTTGAATGATCAGTGGACTTGTTGCAGTGGGTAATTCGAACCAATGTAAATGGCACAAATTTATAAGGCTTTCAAAGCTTTATAAAAGTTGTTTCAGTTGATTCAAATCTTTCAGTTGTTTGATGACTCATGTTTGCCTCAGCCACATGAATAAAAGTGTCTTCTCAAGCTAGCTTTAGATTAGATAATGGATGTATTTTTTAATGTCTGTGTGACCTTTCATATTTTCCAAAACTAGGGAAGGCAACTTAACTTTATAAGGTCGGTTGAATGGAAACTTTTAGTACTGCTGAGTCAACAACTGTAATGATCggtttatgaaattaaaaaggTTGTTTGGTTGAGATGGTGGTGTGTTTTGGGTCTCTTTTTGGAAAGATTAGTGATCCCAGATTCTGCCATCATCTATTTGTTTATAATTCTCTTTAACAATCAAGATAGACTTATTTCATCATCATTTAGCTTTATGAGCTGGAATTTATGCTTTCTGAAATGATGGGTTTTCTCTCCAAgtatgaagctgaatggaaagaAGCGTCATtgcttacaaaaaaaaaagtgtccttatgcaaatatattattagaCCAATAACAAGTTTTCtttgagaaaaagaaaagggtAGTTCATGAATGATAAGCCTAACAACCTTCAATATGTGCCATTCCATGTCATTATAATTTCATATCAGATCAAAGGAAAATGCTAGACTGTAAAGATggtttctttaattatttatttctcttttggCTATTCTTGTAGGGGAAGGAAATCTGATGTTGAAGCTCGTCATTTCCACAGGGGAAGCCAGACAATGCCACATGATGACCCATGTCAGTCAGCATACTTTTTATATGTCACTTTCTGCctgaaaataaaatcatttaataaactCAACTGTCTTCAAAACTGTCTCTATCCGAACTATATAAACCGACATACTAGTTCTCCCACTCctttataaaacataattctCTAAAAAAACAACCATCTTTTTTACAGTTAGCTCTAAGCTTAACGGGAGTTCTTGAAGTAGAATTTTAAGATCTGGATAGGAAGAAAAAGAGTTTAGATAAATCTAAGTTCCTGAAAAAACAAATTGCAATCAAAACTTTATAACATTTCTTACCGCGTTATTTTGAGCTGTAAAAGGTGAAAAAAGCATCAAAACTTCCCAAAATGTCTATCTTTCAGGCCTTCTTTTTCCAACATGGAAGAAGAACAGGAAAAATCACCACCTTTCTAACTTTATGCTTGCAGAATGACCCCATCAAATTTCCCTCTTGTTAGGATTCTCTTTTAAGGACAAGTTGAAGTGAATCTCTGACAGAAGAtgcttaaaatttatttttcttcaagctCTGGATTCAAGAATTGTGGAATTGGTTTGAAGCATTGAccattttaaataagttaataagaATACCAAGTTTTACATctttgataattaaataaaatttatcttaaatatgaAAACCGACCCAACATTTGTCTTTCTTCGGATGGATGTAGTGTTTTACCATGTGGTATTCTTTACTCACAATGTGCATATTGTGAAAAAATATTGGCATTTCCTTTCTTGCGAGGAATTTTGGGCACGGCCCATTTGTCAAAAA
It encodes the following:
- the LOC124927653 gene encoding GEM-like protein 6, producing MKNLKTVENFTGFPIISCNRLLLDHGRQNNIYAVINRTKSPAEKEANSILEHVRLGSNITTILKGKLSLGAKIIQNGGVGKIFKQKFNVGNGEKILKASQCYISTTVGPIAGLLFITTHRIAFYSERSIKLQSSSVMSARAHYKVSIPLGKIKGTILSQNEKRPSQKYIGLATVDNFDFWFMGFLNYQKTYTCILKAISLPQNFQLTQK